The window ATACTACTTTTGAGCGTAACGATATAGAGGTGATAAGCGAATATACAAACAAATATATTGTGGCTATGAAAAAGGTTATCGATCCATTGTATGAGTCAAAAAGCGACTATGATATTTTTGCTGATATATCAAAGAGACTAGGATTTTACGATAAGTTCACAGAAGGTAGAGATGAGATGGGCTGGATAAAACATTTTTATTCAATAGCTCAAAAACAAGCAAAGATTAAAAACCTTAAAATGCCGTCATTTGAGGAATTCTGGGAAAAGGGATATGTTGAATTTCCTGTACCTGAAGAGTCAAAGAGATGGGTAAGGTATGGTGATTTTAGGAAAGATCCAATAAGAAACCCACTGGGAACTCCATCTGGTAAAATAGAAATTTACTCCAATACTATTGCCAAATATAAATACGATGATTGTCCTCCTCATCCAGCATGGCTTGAGCCAATAGAATGGCTGGGTAGCAAGAAGGCCAAAAGATATCCTTTTCATTTGTTATCCTCTCATCCTAAGTTTAGATTGCATTCGCAACTTGATAACACATGGCTTAGGAGCTTATATGAGGTGAATGAAAGAGAACCTGTCTGGATAAACCCCAAAGACGCAAAAAGATATGGTATAAAGGAAAACGATGTGGTGATTATTTATAATTCAAGGGGAAAGTTAATGGCTGCAGCTGTTATTACAGATAGGATTAGAGAAGGCGTAATACTTGTTCATGAAGGTGCCTGGTATGATCCAGATAAGCCCGGTGAGATAGGAGCTATGTGTAAGCACGGTAATGTTAATCTCGTTACGCTGGATAAGGGAACTTCTAAACTTGCGCAGGGTAATATAGCCAACACAGTCTTGGTTAAAATTAAAAAATATGGAGGAGAGCCACCAACAGTAACAGCTTTTGTTCCTCCGGCAGGGAGTTAATTTTTATGGCAAGAGTTCTAGGCATAATATTTTTCATAATTTTTCTATGTAGTGGGAGCTATGGATATGCAAAAGAAAAGTTTGCCTATATTTCAAAAATAACTCATCTATATTTATCTCCTGATGTTTCAAAGCCTATCGGTGAAATATATGTGGGGGCAAAAGTAGCTATTGTGAAAAAAGAAGGTGGATGGATAAAAGTAAATATTGTTGGCTGGAGACAATATGGATTGAGCTGTGTTATTTATGCCTTTATGGGAAAGCGTATTTTTATGGTACAGCTTAATCATAATGGTGAAAAAATTGTTAAAATTTTAAAAAGTGTAGAGGATAAAGATACTCAACTTAAATGGGAAAAAGTTGAATTGAAAGGGGTTTGGGTAAAAAGTGATGTACTTGTAAAAAACAAAGATCTCCTGTGGGAAAAAGCATCTAAGCTGTTTCATCAAAGATGTTCAATGTGTCATGCTTTACCAAAAACAACCACTTTTACAGCAAATCAATGGCCAGCAACTTTAAGGGTGATGACAAAAAGAGCAGCCCTTACAAAACAGCAGGCATCTATAGTAAGTCTGTTTTTGCAATACCATGCCCGTGATATAGGTAAAAGGTAGTTTTATGTTGAATCCCTCAGGAGTTCGGCTATAGCTAAGTGGCCGTTCTCCTGCGCTTTTTTAAGTGCTGTGTAATCGTTTACATCCCTTAAATTTTTATTAGCTCCATTTTCAAGTAGTAATTTGACAACATCTAAACTTCCCCTAAAAGCTGCCTTCATAAGTGCTGTTTCTCCAACAGCATCCTGTGCGTCAATTTTTGCCTTTTTTGAAAGTAGATATTTAACAATATCAACAAATCCTTCTCCGATTATACCCTCAGATGCGAGCATCAGAGCTGTTTCTTTATAATTGTTATATGCATTTACATTTGCTTTGTTTTCTACCAGATATATAACTACATCGTACATGCCCCTTTTTGCTGCTTCCATTAAAGGCGTGTTTCCCCATTTATCTCTTGTGTTTATTCTGGCATTATGTTCGACGAGTAATTTTATAATTTCCAAATCTGCTTTGGCGACAATGGCTTCCATTAAAATGCTGTTACCCCATGCGTTTCTGGCATTGACCTTTGCCCCGTATTCTATTAATAATTTTGCATTATCGTAGCAATTAGAAGATACAGCCCTCATAAGGGGAGTTTCGCCATATTTATTTTTGTAGTTAACATTTGCACCTTCATCAATTAATTCTTTAATTTTGTTGTTTTTTTTGCATTCCCCGACCAACCTGAAAAGTTCCTTGTTTAGTGATCTTTTGTGAGCCATAATTTCCCCCTGTAATAAGTTTACTTTCTTGAAACAAATTATATAATATTTCATAATGGAAGTAAAAGTTTTAGTTGTAGAAGATGATGTAGATTTAAATAATACGATAACGCAGTTTCTCAAACTAAAGGAATATAAAGTCTATTCCGCTTTCGATGGCAAGAGTGCTTTGGATATTATATTTGATCAACAAATAGATATAATTTTGATGGATATAAAATTACCCCAAATAGATGGATTTGAGGTTGTAAGATATATAAGGAAATTTAAAAAAACACCAATTATTTTTATAACATCTTTAAATAGCGAAAAAGATGTTGAAAAGGGATTTGAAGCAGGTGGCGATGATTATTTGAGAAAGCCCTTTTCTTTGAGGGAACTGGAACTGAGAATCAAGGCAATTGTAAGAAGATTGTATTTCAATGAAGATCTGATCAAAATAAGCGATAATATATATTTTGATGTTACAAAATTTGAAGTTTATAAAAATTCAAAGAGAATTCATCTTAAAAATAAAGAATTATTACTATTAAAATTATTTCTGACAAATAAAGGTAAGATATTGACAAAGGATGAAATTTTCAATGAGATATATACTTCTGATGAGATGCCCAACGAAAACTCCTTAAGAACATTCGTAAAAAGACTGAGGGGTTTGATAGGAAAAGATAAAATTGTTACGATAAAAAACATAGGTTACAAATATGTTGGCTGAAAAGAAGTCGTTAAAGAGATTTCTTTTCGTTTATATATCTTCAACACTACTTTTAATAGGTATCAGTGAGTTTTTTTATTACAGAGCCTTCAAAAGCAGTATAATTGAGCAAGAAAAAGATTTTCTTGAAAGACAGCTAAAGCTTTATCTATCAAAACTAAAAAACAATCAGGATATATTTGCGTTAAAAAAATTAATGGAGTTAAAATCTTTTAAAATAGATATTGCTATATATAAAAATAATATTTTTATGTTCGGAACATCCATGCCCACTTATTTAGTGACGGATAGAGAATACTGGATTGATAACGGAAAGTTGTATTTACTTTTTATAATACCTTCCAAAAAAGAAAAAATATACATTTTGCTATCCAGAGCTCTTGATAAGACAGAACTTCATCTTTTTCTAAAAAAACTTGTAATACTGGATTTTTTTATACTTTTGTTTATTTTACTTGTTTCATACTATCTGGGTAAACTTTTCATAAGCCCCATGAAAGAAGCTTTAAGTAATCTCAACGAATTTGTAAGGGATGCAACTCACGAAATGAACACACCTATTTCAATTATACTGGCAAACCTGGATTTATTGAATATTAAAAAACCAGACCTGGAAAAAAGCGTTGAAATAAAGAGAATAAAGGCAGCCTCAGAAAGATTAAGCAAAATTTTTAAAGATTTAAGTTATATAAAACTTGAGTTTTATCGTCCAAGAAACATTGAACAGTTAAATTTGAGTGATATTATTTTTGAAAGATTGGATGAGTTTGAATTTTTTATAAAAAATAAAGGAATTTCTGTAGAAACAGAAATAATGGATTGTGAAGTCAATGCTGATAAGGAAGATATTGTAAGGTTAATTGATAATATAATTTCTAATGCCATAAAGTATTCACCACATGGTTCAATTATAAATATAACCCTTTTAAATTGTATCTTTAGCGTTGTGAATCCCGGGAAAATACGGGATGCAGGTAAAATTCAAAAAGAATTTGTAAGAGAAAATAGGAATGAAGGTGGATTCGGTATAGGTTTATATATAGTTAGAAAAATTTGTGAATATTACCATTACAATTTCTGGATAGGTTCTTCTGTCAACAATGTTGTTGTTAAAATTCATTTTAAATGATCGGATATTTAATTCTTGAGAAATAGCCCCTCTCCATTGATTTCAAAAGAGAGGGGTAGTGTTTGGGAGGTGAACTGTTATTTGATTTTACACATTTTTGCCTTTTTCATTTCCCACATTTTAGGTTTGAACTTTGCCATCATTTTTTCCTTCTTGATTCCTCTTTCTAATAAGAGCTTTTTTGCCTCCTGCCATGTTAAACATTTTTTGTTAATTTCGCCTTTTTTATAAGCACCAAGGCCGAAATGCATTGGTGTGATTTCTCCATCAATCCAGCAAGCAGTTTTTGCGTTTAGCCATTTTCCTGTTTTTGCATCAGTTACCCATATTTTTGCTTTGTTTTTCCATGGGAATTTACAATCTTGGTATAACCACATTACAGCACACCCGATATCGTCAAATTTGTAAATTTTACCGTTTTGAGGATTACCAATTTCTGCGGAATATCTGGGACTTTTGATTTTCATGAAACATCTCTGACATTTGTCCTTTCCAAAATTAATAGGTATAGGATTGAGTTTTGCAAAAGTAGTAGATGAGTAAATAATTACAAACAGTAAACCCATGAGCAGGTAAGAAACCTTTTTTAGATACATAGGACACCTCCTTCAACTTATTTTTGCCAATTATATCTTTTTTTATAAACTGTTTATAAACTACAAAAAATTTTTATGCATTTAATCTTTTGATAGGTTAAAAATTATTAATCTTAACAATAATATTCTTTCTATTACAAAATTGTATAATAATCTTGATTTATAATTTTAAAAATAAATATAAAATATTGTTATTAAAATAACGGAATTAATATTGCTATAAATGTTAATAATACAGAAGGAGGTGGTGCATGAGAAAGGTTGAGGCGATTATTAAGCCGTTTAAACTTGATCAGGTGAAAGAGGAGTTGTTAAGCAGAGACATTAAGGGTATGACTGTTTCGGAGGTTAAAGGCTACGGTAGACAGAAGGGTCATTCTGAGATTTACAGGGGCGCAGAATATCAGGTGGATTTTCTGCCAAAGGTAAAGATTGAGATTGTTGTTAGGGATGATCAGGCCGATGATGTGGTTGAAGCTATTATTAAATCAGCCAGAACGGGCAAAGTTGGCGATGGTAAGATTTTTATCTTGAGAATAGAAAAAGCAATTAGAATCAGAACAGGAGAGATTGACGATGAAGCTATTTAGGGTGATATTTGTTTTACTGCTGTTGGATATTAGCGTACCCGCATTTGCCGCAGAGGGTTTGAGTGCTGGAGATACATCATGGATGCTTACTTCAACGGCACTTGTTATGCTTATGACACCTGCAGGGCTTGCTCTCTTTTATGGTGGCATGGTAAGAAGCAAAAATATCTTAAACACCATAGCACTTTCCTTTTTAGCATACGCAATTGTAAGTTTTATCTGGATATTTTATGGCTATACTTTTGCTTTTGGGCCTGACGTGAGTGGAATTATTGGAAAACCTGTGTATCTATTCTTTAGCTCCATTACACCAAAAACCCTAAGCGGAGATATTCCAACATTTGTGTTTGCAGCTTTTCAGATGACATTTGCCGCAATTACGGTTGCGCTTGCAAGTGGAAGTATTGTCGAGAGGGTAAAGTTTTCAAGCTGGGTATGGTTTGTAATTTTATGGACAAGTGTTGTTTACCTGCCCGTTGCACACTGGGTATGGGGTGGTGGATTTTTATCAAAATGGGGAGTCTTAGATTTTGCAGGTGGAACAGTGGTTCATATCAACGCTGGCGTAGCTGGCTTAATATTTGCTCTTATTTTAGGTGTCAGAAGGGGTTATAGAAAAACCGCAATGCCACCATCATCAATAGTATTAACAACACTTGGTGCTGCACTTTTGTGGTTTGGCTGGTTTGGTTTCAATGCTGGAAGTGCACTCTCGGCTAATGGACTTGCAGGTATAGCTTTTTTAAATACCAATACAGCTGCGGCTTTAGGAGCTATTAGCTGGATAGCTGCCGAATGGATTATACATAAGCACCCCACTACATTGGGTGGTGCAAGTGGTGCGGTTGCTGGTCTTGTAGCTATAACGCCTGCTGCTGGATTTGTAAATCTTTTTGGTGCATCAATAATTGGATTTGTTTCAGGCATACTGGGATTTTTATCTGTATCCTATTTAAAATTTGCTTTTAACTACGATGATTCATTGGATGCCTTTGGTGTTCATGGAATTAACGGTATATGGGGTGCTATTGCAACAGGTATCTTTGCTGATCCATCAATAGGTGGCTCTGCAGGTCTTTTATACGGCAACACCCATCAACTATTAGTTCAAATTGAGGCTGTTTTGATTGTGATTATATTTGATGCTATAGCAACTTTTGTTTTATTAAAAATCATATCTCTATTTACGGCTGGTTTAAGGGTTGATGAAGAAGATGAAATCAAAGGTCTTGATGTGGCGATTCACACAGAAAAGGGTTTTGATTTGTAAAAAAAAGGGGCTATTGCCCCTTAATTTGCTTTTTTCTTACCCAGATAAGCTTCCTGGATTTTTTCAGAAGCCATGAGTTCGGCTGATGTGCCATCCATGACTATCTTTCCAACCTCAAGCACATAGCCCCTATCTGCTAACTTTAATGCAGCTTTTGCGTTCTGCTCAACAAGTAAAACCGTTACACCGCTTTGTTTTATCTGTTTAATCGTTTCAAAAATAGTCTTAACCAACACAGGTGCAAGCCCCAAGCTTGGCTCATCCAAAAGCAACATCTCTGGCTCGCCCATCAAAGCCCTTCCTATTGCAAGCATCTGCTGCTCGCCCCCGGATAGCGTGCCTGCAAGCTGTGTGCGTCTCTCCTTTAAGCGCGGAAATAACTCATAAATCCATTCAAGTATTGACATATTTGGCTTTTGCTTTGTGTAAGCACCAAGTATAAGGTTTTCTTCGACTGTTAATGTGCCAAAAACGCGTCTGCCTTCGGGGGATTGAGTTATGCCTAACGATACAATTTTGTGAGCAGGCAACGATGTCAGTTCAATATCTTTATATCTAATGCTACCCGATCTGGGTTTGATTAATCCACTGATCGTTCTAAGCGTTGTTGTTTTTCCAGCACCGTTTGCACCTAAAATTGTTATAAGCTCTCCTCTTTTTACCTCAAACGATATACCTTTCACAGCTTCGATGCTACCGTATGCAACAACTAAATTTTCAACAACTAAAAGTTTTTCGTTACTCATCTTCATCCTCTTTGCCTAAGTATGCTTCGATAACCTTTGGATTGTTCTGCACCTCTTCTGGCTTACCTTCTGCAATTTTCTTACCAAAGTTTAAAACGCTTATATACTCAGTAACTCCCATAACAAGATCCATATTGTGCTCGATGAGTAAAATGGTTATGCCCATTTTTTTGATTTCCTTGATAGTGTCAACAAGCTCAAGTCTTTCTTTGTCGTTTAGTCCCGCTGCTGGCTCATCAAGAATCAATAGTTTTGGTTGTGTTGCAAGGGCTCTTGCCATCTCTATTTTTCTTTGGATTCCGTAAGGTTGACTACCTGCAGGCAAACTTGCAAGGTGTGTTAAGCCAAATAGTTCCATATACTCTTTAACTTTTAGCCAGTTTTCTTTTTCATCTTTATAGTAAAATGGCGTGTGGATAATGCCATGCCACCACCTTTGCCTGCTTCGAAAATGCCTGCCTGACATGATGTTTTCTGCAACACTCATCTCTGAAAACAGTCTTATTGTTTGAAATGTTCTAACTATTCCCATGTTGGCAATTTTGTGGGGTTGAAGACCTGTTATATCTTTACCGTTGAAGATAATTTTGCCTTTTTCTGGTTTATAAACGCCTGTTATACAGTTGAAAACCGTTGTTTTTCCAGCACCGTTTGGACCTATGATGCCATAAACCATTCCCTCATCAATAGTAATACTCAATGAGTCAACTGCAACAAGTCCACCAAATATCTTTGTTATGTTATCCAATACTAACAACGCCATGGCTTATTCTTCCCTGATTAGATATTTTGGTATTCTTCCAAATTTTGCTGGCCATATACCCTTTGGCCTGAAAATCATAATCACTATCATAGCTATACCAAAAACGAGGTATCGAGCTTCTGCAAACTGTCTGAACATCTCTGGCACAACAAACATAAAAAATGTGCCAAGCAAAACACCAGGTATAGATGAAGGACCACCCACAAGAACAATAGTAAAGAACAACACCGACTGAATAAAGTTAAATGCATCTGGGCTAACAGCAGAAAACTGCAGCGTAAATACTACACCTGCAAGCCCTGCTATAGCTGCAGACAGTGCAAAGGCATAAAGTCTATAGAATCTTGTGTTGATACCTATACACTCACTTGCAAGCTGGTCTTCGTTGAGATAATGGAGTGCCCTACCAGGTTTTGATGTTTCAAGGTTGTGTATGACGATGAGCGTGAGTATCAGTAAAAACAGGGCAAGGAAATAAATGGATGTTTGGGATGAAAAGCTAAAACCAAACAGCTTTAGAGGCTCTACACCAAAAATACCATTTGGTCCACCGGTTATCCCAAATACATTGTTTTTTAGCGCCTGAGTAAACACGATGTTGAACCCTATTGTTGTAACAAGCAGATAATCGCCTCTTAAATGTATGATTGGAGCAGCAAGCAATACACTTGCAATAGTTGGTAAAATAATAGCCACAGGAATTGTAGCTATTATGGGCCAGCCAAAAACCATATTCAAGATAGCCGATGAGTAAGCTCCAAGACCAAAAAATATAGCATGACCCATATCAAACATTCCAGCTCTACCAAGAACAATATCCTGACTTAGAGAAACAACTGAGTAGATTAAAAATGTTGTCATTACAGATACCCAGTTGGAATTCAAACTAAATGGTATAATTGATAAAATGAGGAGGAATGCACCATAATAAACGATGTTTTTTGTATTCATTATACCTTCTCCGCCACCCTTTCTCCAAGGATTCCTGTTGGTCTAAATATCATGATGACAATTAGCAAAACATAGGTTAAGGCCATTGCCCAGCTACTTGAAAGATAGCCCGATATAAACGCATTGAATACTCCAAGCAATAAACCGCCAAGCATAGCACCTGGGATATTACCAATTCCTCCAATGATAGCTGCAACAAAGGCGTTAAGTCCATAAATCCATCCCATATTGAAATAGATACCGCGATAGTACATGCCTATAAACAGACCACCAACAGCACCCAATGCTGAACCAATAACAAATGTTGTTACAATTACTCTATTTACATCGATACCCATAAGACGGGCTGCATCCTGATCTATAGCGCAAGCCCTCATTGCGGTGCCCAATTTGGTTTTATTAACAAAGAAATACAAACCAACCATAAGCACAAATGAGATTATTAAAACAAGCACCTGCATAAGGCTAATGTAAACACCATGGATATCAAAGTTTACATTGGGAACCACACTTGCAGGGAATATCCTTGGCATGGGACCCCATATCAACATTATGCCGTTTTCAATTACCATTGAGGCACCTAAGGCAGAAACAACCGCTGAAAGCCTCGGCGCTTTTCTTAAGGGACGGTATGCTGCTCTTTCTAAAATTACACCTGCGATGGCTATTATTGCCATAGTCAATAAGAAGGTGAGTATAATTAAAATAGCGGGGGATAGAGCCCCCGCAAGTTGCATCATAATAACAAGACCGACATAGGCAGAAAGTGCAACAAGATCTCCATGTGCAAAGTTGATAAGTTTTAATACACCGTAAACCATAGTGTATCCAAGGGCAACTAAGGCATAGATGCTACCGATAGTTAAGCCGTTAACAAGTTGCTGAAGAAAAATCTCCATGGTTTACCTCTTTTTTTATTTCTCTTTGTAAACGATGTGGTATTTTAGATCTGGACCGATTCTGTATGCCATGTAAGCACTTCCAACTCTTTCGCCATTTTTGGCAAAGCTGATAGGACCTGTTATACCCGGGAAGTTTTTAAGATCGTTGTGGAGATAGTCTGCAATTTTCTTTGTGTCAAGAGATTTTGTCTGCTGTATTGCATAAAGGATTACCCTTAAACCATCAACATTAAACAGTGTCCAGATGCTTGCTGGATTCTCATGATATGTTTCTTTATAAGCTTTTAAGAATTTCTTTGCAGCTGGATATGGAAGCATGTCTGGTAGAGGCACATTGATTAAGTATGCACCCACAGCAGCTTTGCCTGCAAGTTTTAAGAATTCAGGGTTGTCGTTTGAGTCACCGCCCACAAAATCAGCTTTTATTCCTAACTGTACCATCTGAGCTCTTATTAAACCGCCGTCTGTATAATAACCACCAAAGTAGATAACATCGGGATTGTATGATTTAATCTTTGTTAAAATAGGTGTGAAGTTCTGAGCACCGGATGTGATTTTACCGTAGTAAACAACATTACCGCCCATTTTTTTAAGGTTGTCCCTAACGGCGTTTGTCAAGTTAGTTGAGAATGTGGAGTAGTCTGAAATTAAAGCAATCCTTTTATAATGCTGTTTTTTCATAAAAAATTCAGCTGTAAATTTTGCCTCTGCAGAGTTCGGAGAGGAGTTTCTGAAGAATGTCCAGTAGCCGTGTTTAACCAGTGTATCGCTTGTTCCATCAGATGTCTGCAAAACACCCGCTCTGTAGTAAATGGGCTCTGCTGCCTCAGCGCATGTTGAGGTGTATGATCCGATAACGGCAATAACACCAGCATCAACAAGTTTTCTTGCGCAGATTGCAGCTTTAACAGCTTTTCCCTCATCGTCGCAGGTTACAACTTCAAGTTTTTTACCTAAAACTCCACCTTTAGCGTTTACTTGTTTTACGATAAGCCTGACAGCCTTGTCGATGGACTGCCCTTCACTTGCAAACTTACCTGTGATAGGAGCCTGCACACCGATTTTAATTACACCAGCTGCAAATGAAGATACAGCAAACATCAATGCGACCAACAGAGCAACCAAACCGCCAAAAAACTTAGGCCTCATACGGCACCTCCTAAAAAAATTAATTTAGATTAAACATTTAGCTCTACTTTCCTATTATATGCAATTTTTCAATTAAATCAAATAAAATTTTTCATATATTGAAATAGTGTTTTAAATAAATTAAAGAAATTGTTAAAAATTTTAAATGAAATATTTTTAAGTAATGGGTAAAATCGGTATATATAGAACGGCTGTTTTTAGAATTATATTGACAAAGCGATAGTTTTTTAATATACACAGAAAAATCAGCGATTAACGGGGCTGTAGCTCAGCTGGGAGAGCACCACGCTGGCAGCGTGGGGGTCAGGGGTTCAAGTCCCCTCAGCTCCACCATTTTTCAAAAAGGAGAAACAGATGGCTATAAAAAACACTCTGGCAAAGGTTGGTGATTATTTTACCAGGTTTAAGGAATTTGACCTTGAGGGATTTGTTGATGAAGCAAAAGCAAAAATAGAAAAAATAAAGGAAGACCCTGTAGGTTTCACCTTAACTACAGTTTTGCAGCTTAAACTTGCTGTTGAGATGGTTGATTGCTATATAAAAAAACAGTGCAAATTTCCCTATAAAACCCTTCTTTCTCTGGTTGGCGTTTTGCTATATTTTATTAATCCCTTAGATATTATACCTGACTTTTTGCCAGGCATCGGGTATCTTGATGATGCTGTTGTTGTTGGTCTTGCCTTAAAATTTATTAGAGATGATTTAAGAGAATTTGCAATCAGCAGGGGATATAACCCTGCCGATTACGGTCTTGATTGATTATTTTCTTACCCATCCGGTTGCTGTTTGAATATAAGTGCCACTTGGTGCTGTATCTTGCCACTGTTTTGCAAATATTCGTCTGAGCCTGTCTATCTGGCTACTGTTTATATGTAAAACCCTTGCAACCTCTTTGTATAGCAAATTCCTATCGTGGTTTTCTTTAGCAACGAGTTTTTTAAGCTTCAGCCTATCTTTTAATGATTTTGGTTGCCTGTAGATTTTCAAAAATCCATTAAGTGTTTCTCCTAAATAGCCTGCCCTGTAGTAGGGTTTCATTTTTTGAAACCTTATTTTCATTGCCTGCTTTAAAGCCCTGATTTTGGCGTTTGTTGTGTTTAACACATCAGCGGCATAGGCTTTGGGGATTATCTGCAAAAATGAGGTGGGCTTGGGTTGAACTTTAGAAGCTTTACCCCTGATCTGGTTAACAATCTCCTTGGCTTTCTGTTTTGCCTCCTGAGCCGGGAAATAGATGTTTACCGTGACACAAGAATAAAGCCCAACAATAAGCAAAATCAACAGGTTTCTTGCCTTCATACTACCTCCTTTTTGATACCCTTTTTAATCTATTTACAAAATCATCCCACGATATTGCATTATTTCTGTTCATATTAATGACGCTTATACCCACCAAAAACCCTTTTTTTATAATGTACTCTATTTTACCATCCCTGTAAAGACCATGTATGGTAAAAACATTGTTTTTTAGAGTCGCTTTAAAACCAATTTTGGAGTAGGAAAAGTTTTTAAAAAACGGAACGGCAATAGATGCGTATCCTCCACCTACCTTTGATATGCTGTTTACGGCTTTGAGTGATATCTTTTTGCTTACACCTCTGACACTTTGTGTTTTTACAAGCATCTCGAATGATAATGGATTTGTGAAATTAACAAGCTTTAGATTGCGTATATAGCCTTTTATAAAGCCTGTAATTTTCCCAAAGTTTGTAAGCGCTGTTAGTTTTTCTAAGTTAATGTGATTGAAGTTTATATCCATCTTTAAAATAGGAAACTCACCCAGCATAACAGATATATTTTTGATATTTATCTTTCCATCAAACACCTTTGCCGTTATGTTTCCTGAAAGCTTTATCTGCCTGGTTGTTGCATCAACCGATTTTATCTGGGGTTTTAAAATTATAGATTTAAGTTTTATTGATCCTGCTATCGGGTATAGTTTTGCCCTTAAATGTTTAAAGTTAATTGATAAATTGAGGGGTTTTATGTTAATAAATCTGGATTTTATCACTATCCTTGCAGATAGTGCATTGTCTGTTGATGTAATATTTGCAATCAGGGAAGCGGTTTTGTTGTCTATCTTGATTGAGTTTATAGTAAGTTTTCCATCTTGCTTCTTATTTGTATTTAAAAAAAGGGGAAGGTTTAGCGTGATATTATCAAG is drawn from Hippea jasoniae and contains these coding sequences:
- a CDS encoding branched-chain amino acid ABC transporter permease, with translation MNTKNIVYYGAFLLILSIIPFSLNSNWVSVMTTFLIYSVVSLSQDIVLGRAGMFDMGHAIFFGLGAYSSAILNMVFGWPIIATIPVAIILPTIASVLLAAPIIHLRGDYLLVTTIGFNIVFTQALKNNVFGITGGPNGIFGVEPLKLFGFSFSSQTSIYFLALFLLILTLIVIHNLETSKPGRALHYLNEDQLASECIGINTRFYRLYAFALSAAIAGLAGVVFTLQFSAVSPDAFNFIQSVLFFTIVLVGGPSSIPGVLLGTFFMFVVPEMFRQFAEARYLVFGIAMIVIMIFRPKGIWPAKFGRIPKYLIREE
- a CDS encoding branched-chain amino acid ABC transporter permease, with the protein product MEIFLQQLVNGLTIGSIYALVALGYTMVYGVLKLINFAHGDLVALSAYVGLVIMMQLAGALSPAILIILTFLLTMAIIAIAGVILERAAYRPLRKAPRLSAVVSALGASMVIENGIMLIWGPMPRIFPASVVPNVNFDIHGVYISLMQVLVLIISFVLMVGLYFFVNKTKLGTAMRACAIDQDAARLMGIDVNRVIVTTFVIGSALGAVGGLFIGMYYRGIYFNMGWIYGLNAFVAAIIGGIGNIPGAMLGGLLLGVFNAFISGYLSSSWAMALTYVLLIVIMIFRPTGILGERVAEKV
- a CDS encoding branched-chain amino acid ABC transporter substrate-binding protein yields the protein MRPKFFGGLVALLVALMFAVSSFAAGVIKIGVQAPITGKFASEGQSIDKAVRLIVKQVNAKGGVLGKKLEVVTCDDEGKAVKAAICARKLVDAGVIAVIGSYTSTCAEAAEPIYYRAGVLQTSDGTSDTLVKHGYWTFFRNSSPNSAEAKFTAEFFMKKQHYKRIALISDYSTFSTNLTNAVRDNLKKMGGNVVYYGKITSGAQNFTPILTKIKSYNPDVIYFGGYYTDGGLIRAQMVQLGIKADFVGGDSNDNPEFLKLAGKAAVGAYLINVPLPDMLPYPAAKKFLKAYKETYHENPASIWTLFNVDGLRVILYAIQQTKSLDTKKIADYLHNDLKNFPGITGPISFAKNGERVGSAYMAYRIGPDLKYHIVYKEK
- a CDS encoding YkvA family protein — protein: MAIKNTLAKVGDYFTRFKEFDLEGFVDEAKAKIEKIKEDPVGFTLTTVLQLKLAVEMVDCYIKKQCKFPYKTLLSLVGVLLYFINPLDIIPDFLPGIGYLDDAVVVGLALKFIRDDLREFAISRGYNPADYGLD
- a CDS encoding DUF1318 domain-containing protein, translating into MKARNLLILLIVGLYSCVTVNIYFPAQEAKQKAKEIVNQIRGKASKVQPKPTSFLQIIPKAYAADVLNTTNAKIRALKQAMKIRFQKMKPYYRAGYLGETLNGFLKIYRQPKSLKDRLKLKKLVAKENHDRNLLYKEVARVLHINSSQIDRLRRIFAKQWQDTAPSGTYIQTATGWVRK
- a CDS encoding translocation/assembly module TamB domain-containing protein is translated as MNDLKIDGNIDIFAKKQNVAVESEIKTSIAKLNYKNISLDNITLNLPLFLNTNKKQDGKLTINSIKIDNKTASLIANITSTDNALSARIVIKSRFINIKPLNLSINFKHLRAKLYPIAGSIKLKSIILKPQIKSVDATTRQIKLSGNITAKVFDGKINIKNISVMLGEFPILKMDINFNHINLEKLTALTNFGKITGFIKGYIRNLKLVNFTNPLSFEMLVKTQSVRGVSKKISLKAVNSISKVGGGYASIAVPFFKNFSYSKIGFKATLKNNVFTIHGLYRDGKIEYIIKKGFLVGISVINMNRNNAISWDDFVNRLKRVSKRR